One part of the Dermacentor andersoni chromosome 2, qqDerAnde1_hic_scaffold, whole genome shotgun sequence genome encodes these proteins:
- the LOC126541160 gene encoding G-protein coupled receptor Mth2-like — protein MAISMFLDSIYLNWVQRRFQNATPEARSLLRAARVSLPNEAAGAPGAGGPLNAYLARNPVLQLLQNNHSWLALLSNSTAIGAGAGGDDYAVRVSNASRAGSYYDHGLTALYPYLAVAMAVSLMFLALICAAYCVLPDMRNTHGKNLLSLSSCFIVLYVGLIVDFTLRSVLPRRVCLAVAVVQHTSFFAVFFWTNVMAFDVWQAIVTLRPLANPRLREDHYWQYAVYAWTATAAVSAPAFVLHFTELVPQAYRPRFGEVRCWLSGQLAYALYFNLPVGIILLCNVVIFGLTAWALYRAKTLQRVTLQAKQHKKMFYLYVKLSVVMGIIWVFEFIPWITGYYRLYGLAGMLNSLHGIYLFFIFVFKHKTLAQLRQRLSCCGKRTVKPTLSKKYSSSTLTSISNCALSSGP, from the exons ATGGCCATCAGCATGTTCTTGGACAGCATCTACCTCAACTGGGTGCAGCGACGCTTCCAGAACGCCACGCCCGAGGCCCGTAGCCTGCTGCGCGCCGCTCGCGTCTCGCTGCCCAACGAGGCCGCGGGCGCGCCGGGCGCCGGCGGGCCGCTCAACGCGTACCTGGCGCGCAACCCggtgctgcagctgctgcagaaCAACCACTCGTGGCTCGCGCTGCTCAGCAACTCGACGGCCATCGGCGCGGGCGCCGGCGGCGACGACTACGCGGTGCGCGTGAGCAACGCCAGCCGCGCGGGCTCCTACTACGACCACGGCCTGACCGCGCTCTACCCGTACCTGGCCGTGGCCATGGCCGTGTCGCTCATGTTCCTGGCGCTCATCTGCGCCGCGTACTGCGTCCTGCCGGACATGCGCAATACGCACGGCAAGAACCTGCTCTCGCTGTCCAGCTGCTTCATCGTGCTCTACGTGGGGCTCATCGTGGACTTCACGCTGCGCTCGGTGCTGCCGCGTCGGGTGTGCTTGGCAGTGGCCGTGGTGCAGCACACCAGCTTTTTCGCGGTGTTTTTCTGGACCAACGTGATGGCGTTTGACGTGTGGCAGGCCATTGTGACGCTGAGGCCGCTGGCCAATCCGCGCCTGCGCGAGGACCACTACTGGCAGTACGCAGTGTACGCGTGGACCGCGACGGCGGCCGTCTCGGCGCCCGCCTTCGTGCTGCACTTCACCGAGCTGGTGCCGCAGGCGTACCGGCCCCGGTTCGGCGAGGTGCGCTGCTGGCTCAGCGGCCAGCTCGCCTACGCGCTCTACTTCAACCTGCCCGTCGGCATCATACTACTCTGCAACGTGGTCATCTTCGGTTTGACCGCGTGGGCCCTGTATCGCGCCAAGACTCTGCAGAGGGTCACCCTGCAGGCCAAGCAGCACAAAAAGAT GTTCTACTTGTATGTCAAGCTTTCGGTCGTCATGGGCATCATCTGGGTGTTTGAGTTCATCCCGTGGATCACTGGCTACTACAGGCTGTATGGACTTGCCGGCATGCTGAACTCCTTGCACGGCATCTACCTgttcttcatttttgttttcaagCACAAGACACTTGCGCAGTTGCGCCAGCGTCTCAGCTGCTGTGGCAAAAGAACAGTAAAACCCACCCTGTCCAAGAAGTACTCGTCCAGCACGCTCACATCTATCTCCAACTGTGCACTCAGCTCGGGACCTTAG